Proteins from a genomic interval of Candidatus Omnitrophota bacterium:
- a CDS encoding ATP-binding cassette domain-containing protein, with product MALISLQEISVAFGGPLLFDGLSLQLETKERVVLLGRNGVGKTTLMKVIAGQMGVDTGEVVRQQGIEVTHLPQEVPLALEGNVFDIVAQGLGKRGELLQEYHHVSHRLHTEHTKALMRRLDHLQEQLDHTQSWDISGQVELVIAKMGLDPEAQFQQLSGGQKRKTLLAKALVINPDILLLDEPTNHLDIQAIDWLEAFLKDHAGTLMFVTHDRMFMRHMATRIVELDRGKIFSWSCDYATFLERKQMALENEEARWENFDKKLAEEEVWIRKGVKARRTRNEGRVKALERLRDAKKAQRHVIGQVSMQAQEAGRSGHLVAKVSNLGFSYGEHCLVKDFSTNIMRGDKIGIIGPNGSGKTTLVRLILGKMTPQKGKVRLGTKLEIAYFDQLREDLDEEKSVMDNVTRGSDTVTINGKPRHIIGYLQEFLFTPDRARTPVRVLSGGERNRLLLARLFTKPSNVLVMDEPTNDLDVETLELLEELLLDYSGTLLLVSHDRTFLNNVVTSTIVLEGGGVINEYAGGYDDWRSQYLEEKSPPFLFG from the coding sequence ATGGCTTTGATCAGTCTGCAGGAGATCAGCGTTGCGTTCGGCGGGCCTTTGTTGTTTGACGGGTTAAGCCTGCAATTGGAAACCAAAGAGAGGGTCGTTCTCCTGGGGCGCAACGGCGTCGGGAAAACAACGCTCATGAAGGTCATCGCCGGACAAATGGGCGTTGATACCGGCGAGGTTGTGCGCCAGCAGGGCATTGAAGTGACGCATTTGCCGCAGGAAGTCCCGTTGGCCCTTGAGGGCAATGTTTTTGATATTGTGGCGCAGGGTTTGGGCAAGCGCGGGGAGTTGCTGCAGGAATATCATCATGTCAGCCATCGCCTGCATACGGAGCATACCAAGGCATTGATGCGCCGGCTTGATCATCTGCAGGAGCAATTGGACCATACGCAAAGCTGGGACATCAGCGGTCAGGTGGAGCTGGTGATCGCCAAAATGGGCCTGGACCCCGAAGCCCAATTCCAGCAGCTTTCCGGCGGGCAGAAACGCAAAACTTTATTGGCCAAGGCGCTGGTCATCAACCCCGACATCCTTTTACTGGACGAGCCCACCAATCATCTGGACATCCAGGCCATTGACTGGCTTGAAGCATTCCTGAAAGATCATGCCGGCACCCTGATGTTCGTGACCCACGACCGCATGTTCATGCGTCATATGGCGACAAGGATCGTGGAACTTGACCGCGGGAAAATTTTCAGCTGGAGCTGTGATTACGCGACATTTTTAGAGCGCAAGCAAATGGCATTGGAGAATGAGGAGGCCCGCTGGGAGAATTTTGACAAGAAATTGGCGGAAGAGGAAGTTTGGATCCGCAAAGGCGTCAAGGCCCGCCGGACACGCAATGAAGGCCGGGTCAAGGCGCTGGAACGTCTGCGCGACGCGAAAAAAGCCCAGCGGCATGTGATCGGCCAGGTCAGCATGCAGGCACAGGAGGCCGGGCGTTCCGGCCATCTGGTGGCCAAGGTCTCCAATCTGGGCTTTAGTTACGGCGAGCATTGCCTGGTGAAGGATTTTTCCACGAATATCATGCGCGGGGACAAGATCGGCATCATCGGCCCCAACGGGTCGGGGAAAACAACGCTGGTCCGCCTGATATTAGGCAAGATGACGCCCCAAAAAGGCAAGGTGCGCTTGGGGACCAAACTGGAGATCGCGTATTTTGACCAGTTACGTGAAGACCTCGACGAAGAAAAAAGTGTCATGGACAATGTCACCCGGGGCAGCGACACGGTGACCATCAACGGCAAGCCGCGGCATATCATCGGGTATCTGCAGGAATTTCTTTTCACCCCGGACCGCGCCCGGACCCCGGTCAGGGTGCTTTCCGGCGGTGAGCGCAACCGTTTATTGCTGGCCCGCCTCTTCACCAAACCCTCCAATGTGCTGGTCATGGATGAGCCGACCAATGACCTGGATGTGGAGACGCTGGAATTGCTGGAAGAATTGCTTTTGGATTATTCAGGCACGCTTTTATTGGTCAGCCACGACAGGACCTTTTTGAACAATGTCGTCACCAGCACCATTGTTCTGGAAGGCGGCGGCGTCATCAATGAATATGCCGGCGGGTATGATGATTGGCGCAGTCAATATTTGGAAGAAAAATCACCCCCTTTTCTTTTTGGGTGA
- a CDS encoding DUF378 domain-containing protein has protein sequence MLKQACIGCKIVGALAIIGALNWGAIGILQVNFVEQILGDGLARVAYILVGISGLMLLASYFIVCPMCKK, from the coding sequence ATGCTTAAACAAGCGTGTATCGGTTGCAAGATCGTAGGCGCATTGGCCATCATCGGGGCATTGAATTGGGGGGCGATCGGGATCCTGCAGGTGAATTTTGTGGAACAGATCCTGGGGGACGGCCTGGCCCGGGTGGCGTATATTTTAGTCGGGATCTCCGGTCTTATGCTTTTGGCAAGTTATTTTATCGTTTGCCCGATGTGTAAGAAATAA
- a CDS encoding DUF3568 family protein: MHNFLKAWVVAIFLVLNSGCAAMLIGAGVAGGLVISEDSAKFSVDKGFSHAWAASRQVLSKEGKMTSEDRTAGKMEAAVGESRVIVFVKAATRRSTTIEVKARKNLLPHVALSAQISRKIQERL, encoded by the coding sequence ATGCATAATTTTTTGAAGGCATGGGTCGTGGCTATTTTTTTGGTCCTGAACTCCGGGTGCGCGGCGATGCTCATCGGCGCCGGCGTGGCCGGGGGCCTGGTCATCAGCGAGGATTCGGCCAAATTCAGCGTGGACAAGGGTTTCAGCCATGCCTGGGCCGCCAGTCGCCAGGTGCTTTCCAAAGAAGGCAAGATGACTTCCGAAGATAGAACAGCGGGCAAGATGGAAGCCGCGGTGGGCGAGTCCAGGGTCATCGTTTTTGTCAAAGCGGCCACCCGGCGCTCCACCACGATCGAGGTCAAGGCCCGCAAGAACCTTTTGCCTCACGTGGCGCTGTCAGCCCAGATCAGCCGCAAGATCCAGGAACGTTTATGA
- a CDS encoding peptidoglycan-binding domain-containing protein has protein sequence MFIRILFGFLFVLGVSGCATTQHKASQQDQMQTRVVELEKKLEEKDAEIVDLQYAVKDLSSRVDASKAPAAAESSVPAGESAVAVKDGNNIIRVAATPEKVQAALKAAGFYNGRVDGKIGAGTKAAIVQFQRSQGLNADGVVGPKTWDVLKTYLQ, from the coding sequence GTGTTCATACGGATACTATTCGGCTTTTTGTTTGTCCTCGGCGTTTCCGGCTGTGCCACCACCCAGCATAAGGCCTCGCAGCAGGACCAGATGCAGACCCGCGTTGTTGAACTGGAAAAGAAGCTCGAGGAAAAAGATGCCGAGATCGTGGACTTGCAGTACGCGGTCAAAGACCTTTCCAGCCGCGTGGATGCTTCCAAAGCCCCCGCGGCGGCCGAATCTTCCGTGCCTGCCGGCGAGTCCGCTGTTGCCGTCAAAGACGGAAACAACATCATCCGTGTTGCCGCTACCCCCGAAAAGGTGCAGGCCGCCTTGAAGGCCGCCGGGTTTTATAACGGCAGGGTTGACGGTAAAATAGGCGCGGGCACTAAGGCCGCCATCGTCCAGTTCCAGAGATCCCAAGGGCTTAATGCCGACGGAGTGGTCGGCCCAAAGACCTGGGATGTCCTGAAGACCTACCTCCAATAG
- a CDS encoding putative zinc-binding metallopeptidase encodes MHPDPKLPRPNIVLNAVSEEQLLNTRLCDLPVAIEGTWLEECVRQLYAELDAKGLVFHPVCYLADEWLTPEGETVIGIPFYLAHPVLVKLEHKMMLEAEGEGRDWCMQLLRHEAGHAFSYAYDLHKRGDWQKVFGSPQEEYGDTYKFKPYSKRFVRHIDGFYAQYHPDEDFVETFAVWLTPDSNWQETYKGWKALDKLHFVDGLMNEIKGKPPVYKKIRKLWNQRKLTVTLKNYYRRKRQTEQEESPDFHDVQLEKIFKPLSPEEWIAFKKDQRRSQTLLTAQALIRRHAKNILNSIDRCTGERKYIISHLLKNTSLRARQLNMIVTDPQDVAVVRLSVYVTSLVMNYVHTGWYRGLRRRT; translated from the coding sequence ATGCATCCGGACCCAAAGCTCCCACGGCCAAACATCGTGCTGAACGCCGTTTCCGAAGAGCAATTGCTCAATACACGGCTCTGCGATCTGCCGGTGGCCATTGAAGGCACATGGCTTGAGGAATGCGTGCGCCAGTTGTACGCGGAACTCGATGCCAAAGGGCTTGTTTTTCATCCTGTCTGTTACCTGGCCGATGAGTGGCTGACCCCCGAAGGGGAAACGGTCATCGGCATCCCGTTCTATCTGGCCCACCCGGTGCTGGTCAAGCTCGAACATAAGATGATGCTGGAAGCCGAGGGGGAAGGCAGGGACTGGTGCATGCAGTTGTTGCGCCACGAGGCGGGCCACGCGTTCTCTTACGCCTATGATCTGCACAAACGCGGGGACTGGCAAAAGGTGTTCGGTTCCCCGCAGGAGGAATACGGCGACACCTATAAGTTCAAACCCTACAGCAAACGGTTCGTCCGGCACATTGACGGGTTTTACGCGCAGTATCATCCCGACGAGGATTTCGTGGAAACCTTCGCGGTGTGGCTGACCCCGGATTCCAACTGGCAGGAAACGTACAAGGGCTGGAAGGCGCTGGACAAATTGCATTTCGTTGACGGCCTGATGAACGAGATCAAAGGCAAGCCGCCCGTCTATAAGAAGATACGCAAATTATGGAACCAGAGGAAATTGACCGTCACGCTCAAGAATTATTACCGCCGCAAACGCCAGACGGAGCAGGAAGAGTCCCCGGATTTCCACGACGTTCAGCTGGAAAAGATCTTTAAACCGTTGTCTCCCGAAGAATGGATCGCCTTTAAGAAAGACCAGCGCAGAAGTCAAACTCTTTTGACCGCCCAGGCGCTCATCCGCAGGCATGCCAAAAATATTTTGAATAGCATTGACCGGTGCACCGGAGAGCGCAAATATATCATCAGCCATTTGCTCAAGAACACCAGCCTTCGGGCCCGGCAGTTGAACATGATCGTGACAGACCCGCAAGACGTGGCCGTTGTGCGTTTGTCGGTGTACGTCACGAGCTTGGTCATGAATTATGTCCATACAGGATGGTACAGGGGGTTGAGGCGGCGCACATGA
- a CDS encoding exonuclease domain-containing protein, with amino-acid sequence MRLARPLVVLDLETTGIWIEKDRIIEIAMVRMAPDGQTELFATRVNPAMPIPAVVTQLTGISDADVKDAPVFAAIAGKVAAFMADADLGGFNVERFDLPLLSRELATAGLQWDFAGRTIYDAQKIYHLHERRDLFAAFAFYCKKDLSNAHSAAADAQASLDILAEQVKRYGAGRDDIEALKEFDYKATAEYFDTERKFRWWNGELYMTFGKYARKEPIHVVAKKDPHYLHWILDKDFSDQVKGMIQDALNGRAPKPPKP; translated from the coding sequence ATGAGATTGGCGCGACCCCTGGTTGTGTTGGACCTGGAAACCACCGGCATCTGGATCGAAAAGGACCGTATCATTGAAATTGCCATGGTCAGGATGGCCCCGGACGGGCAAACCGAACTTTTTGCCACCAGGGTCAATCCGGCCATGCCCATACCGGCGGTGGTCACCCAATTGACAGGGATCAGCGACGCGGATGTCAAGGACGCGCCCGTTTTCGCGGCCATCGCGGGCAAGGTGGCCGCCTTTATGGCTGATGCCGACCTGGGCGGGTTTAACGTTGAGCGTTTTGACCTTCCATTGTTGAGCCGCGAACTCGCCACTGCCGGCCTTCAATGGGATTTTGCCGGCAGGACCATTTACGACGCGCAGAAGATCTATCATCTGCATGAACGCCGCGACCTTTTTGCCGCTTTCGCTTTCTACTGCAAGAAAGACCTTAGCAATGCCCATTCTGCCGCTGCCGACGCGCAGGCGTCTTTGGACATCCTGGCCGAGCAGGTCAAACGTTACGGCGCGGGCCGGGACGATATTGAAGCGCTTAAGGAATTTGATTACAAGGCCACCGCTGAATATTTTGACACGGAGCGCAAATTCCGCTGGTGGAACGGGGAGCTGTACATGACCTTCGGCAAATACGCCAGGAAAGAACCCATCCATGTCGTGGCCAAGAAAGACCCGCACTACCTGCATTGGATCCTGGACAAGGATTTCAGCGACCAGGTCAAGGGCATGATCCAGGACGCCCTCAACGGCCGCGCCCCCAAACCGCCCAAACCGTAA